ATTTTGGCCATGTCAATTAAGTATGCATTTGGTAACTATTCTCAGCAACGAGCCGCAACAACATCGACCCTGGACAGCCGCCGGGACCTGGACGAGATGCTGTCGTCGCTGGGAGTGGCTCCGGTGCGTGACGTGCTGTCGTCGCTGTCCTCCATGACGTCGCTGACGCCGCCGCGGACCGCGTCGCCCGACGTCAGTATGCCGCACATGGACAAAGCCAGTCTGCCCGCTCAGGGGTTCGTATTTCTTTGGAGTATGACAACATTGTATTGATGCTCacaaatttcattgaattgACATACCAGGAAGaagtatgaataaatataaaatattcaatcttTGTCTTCAACTTTTAGTAGCTTTGGCAAGTCACATACATAATAGTAAACTagagtgtgcaggtttcctcataatgttctccttcatcggaagcaagtgctGGTCTTACATAAGCCATCGCTTGCTTTTgctgagtcagattagtataagCAGGTGAAGTACAATCTTGTTACATCGAAAAACAcagaaaactatagaaaatgatattctttaattattgcaacattttataaatcaatataaacctatgaaatatgtaaaattgtcAGCGTGCCCCGGAAGCCGGCGTCGCTGCAGGTGGTGGCGGTGCAGGCCACGGATATCCCGCCGAAGGAGAGCGTGACGTACGCCAAGCAGACGCAGACCACCGCCGCGGCCGGCGCTGAGCTGAGGGATGGTAAGCTCATctcacatttatttgttttgctcaaatacaaacaatacgAGTTAAGCTGGGTCCGGAGCGccaattttctaacaaaatatgttacaaaaacaaGTGAGGAAAATCCCCCGTCCGCTCCGcctattgtttttatgtcCCTTTACTCCATATAGCGCTGTGCTGCCCTACGTCTGTCTTTTGTGAGCGCTAACACAAAATGAGTCACTTCCCCTCCCCGCAGACGAACGTGGGGGATGTTATCCATTCAGTTTGGAaagcatatttttgttatttttctaacataaCTAGGCCACGCCcctaatattttagtaaaacatgtttttatgttaGCTAACACGAAAACACGCCGCTGCGGACCCGGCTTTAGCGTTaccaaaaaacatttttttacaactgtcaaactaaattaaagaatatttgCCAAAGCTCTAGCATTTCTACAACTACATCTAGCATTTCTACAACACTGCCGAGAAGAAAGTTTTACTTTTGgctagattttgtttttgtttatgaatgaatttttatatgaatgtaGGCtgcatatataaaagtaccaattaataaattactagtctacaaaaaatataatgagtctttaataaagtaaattaatcgGCTAAGTGCGAGCCTAATCTTCATACTGATGTGAGCTGTTTTTTGGAATTTCTTAATCattctataacataaaatgatgaattaataaattcgtgattattaaaattatgttaatatgttgttataaataaatatccataaAAGGAgcatgatattatatatatatttttttatttttcaacagggttttataaagtttcaattattaaaatgtacaataCATTTGATTgtgtttaacattttatatacagGATGCTGTTTTTAGACTACAAGGATAGTAAATATAAAGGAATATAAATCGTTTTCTAATAAAGAATTCCTAAGATGAAATTATGAATAACTCTGTGTGCTTTGGCACAATCTagtcacaaataataataactacatttGCTTTGTGATGAGTtctattgatatatattttttaaatacaagtCTTCATAAAACAAATCTTGTTTATCTGCTTactgaaacattttaattgtagaatttttaaaaacagcACACTGTATTTAATGAATTACCCATGCAAGTTCTCAATCCAgtgtcaatttaattttaacatatttatgtattttttttccctTTCATGTcctccatttttttttgttaaatatacctatagagAATTTGCATTTTGAGTTatctaatttgtttttaattgtgttGTTCAGGTGTGGGTTTTAACTATGTCATTTGCAAAGATATGTATCagttatacttatataactttaatatacaatattactgtactaattaacaaaaactaaCCAAGTTTTCTATAGGaatttatatttgcaaatGATAAACATccctttaaaattaaacatgacATCAGTAATCATAAGGAGCAGTATTTACtttttgattttcaattttaatttattctttgtttgttcaattgtttcctgaaaattttaagaattatgtgaaataaatagaatgcTTATCGATAAAATGttgcagaaatatttttaacataagcTACTTGGTGTAGTCAGCCAAGACATGGAAAAGAAACCTTCCTTCAGGaaacaatatgaaattttCTTTGCCCTCAGCTTATCTTTACATACTGTGTCTTTCCTGTCTTTACGCACAgttgatttaatattaaaagtaaatactgTATGAGTCTTTGGTGCAATGTTTGTGTTTGTGCTACCATAAAAAAAGGCTGCTCTTCCAATGCATCACCGCTTGCAGGATACATGGAGGACTGGTGGCGGCCGCGCAAAGGTAATTTTGACCttattaacatattaatatagtTCACTTTTGATTCACTTGTGTTTGTGGATGATTCTGAATTTAGTCTTCAATAATTTCTCAACAATTGaagattttcaattaaattgaaattgagtattcaatttcttaaattttctattgtaTTTACCTTATGCAAAGTTTTGATATCATTGAATTGAAgactatatttttagtaatttatggCCAATCTTGACACTCAAATATGTGTGTAAATTACATGGAAAGAAAAAGTTGTATTAATTTGCATAACTGTaagattttaacaaattattcgTAAGTTAATCTTAACCATATGCATTTGGCAAATATTTCGaatttcttctttcttatATGTACATGAGTTTAGCACTATTCACTTAGAGCTATATTACCATTGGTGTGACATTATGGGAGTTCAATGGTTAAATAGATTGGCCATTCATACAAATTCATCAGAAATTGCATGTCAAATTTTTGTTTCCCTTAACGATTTTAAACATGCTACGTAACTTTTTGggatatttaatgttttgggataatacattttataagcaTGTACCATTTGTGCACAGAAGGCGCATgggatgataaaaataataatttaacaattaaaatcattGTCAATATCAtactactttttttaatatatgtaaatatattattgatttttatggGGTTCAAATACTTACACTTTTCCGTCgtatgttttatacaaatgGTTCACAGATCCTGACTGacagtttgtttttatttttgtccttTTCTAGCACACGCGACCGATTACTACGGTAAGTCATTATTCCTCCCGATGCTTTCTGTCGTTTCCTAACATTACCTCTACTAGGCCGGTGTCGGTTGTAACACAAACCATTACAGACCTGTACATAGATTACCCTTTCTGTCACGCTTCTAGATATAACTAACAAGGTATCAGGTGCGGTTCGTGGCAGATTACttgataaatagatattttattattaaactcaataacatttaattaattttttatcaagaaATCTGGATATTTCCATTGATATGCGGGGATTGAGTGACATTAACATCAATTTGATGAAGATACGAATGATTCTAATGAATAAACAACATATTGGGGCCTTCCAGAGTTCTCCACGTGTTTTACGTACATCACACGGCCGCAAAGTACTATATCtaagaataaaatgaaattatcataattatgtgtatattGATTATGGTGGTAGTATTGGGGTCGCCATATCATCTCACGCTGACTTACCTTTCCGATTCTACTAACCAACACTGCACAGGTCTTAACACAAGGTCTTATGTCTAAATGAGTCTAAGACTTGATAAAGGCTCGATAGTAAAATGTGGCACTTTTGATTTTCtacaattttgatatttagaTTCTTAGATAAACGAGTGGTTTATCAAGTTTTGTACCAGAGACAAGATCTCGATAGATCATGATGTAAGATATAAAAGCACTGTGGAATATGCTAATCTATGTATAgactgaatattttattatatattaatggtCGAAAGATACTgacattgtttttgttttcctCCCTTTTTCAAGATGAGTACAATCTAAACCCGGGTTTAGAGTGGGAGGACGAGTTTACAGGTAGGTTTCAACtccgaaacatacaaacaatcATTGAACTACTAAACTGCCCTGGTAGAGCCTGTGCCACTATCACTCAGcatgttttgttattacttACTATATCTTCATATGTGTAACGCTGTTATATCGTATATgctaacaaatacatttaactCGAGCACAATTAAGTTTACAGTAGTCTTATTAAAGATctgtaatttatgtaatatattaatcttatattttacaattaattttatgacaagTTTGTGACAtttattcgtttatttattatatttgtccATAAAATAATGCAAGCCTACCCTAGCATATATTTGGCCTTGTCAATCATGAGTACAAATGCATGTGACAGAAACATTGTGTGTGCATGACAGTGAGTCATAATTCTACCCtgaataagtttaaaataaatattattttgtttgtgtagAAATTATCTGTTTATACAATGAGACATGTATCTCTCTAGTGGAGAGCTCGggaagattttgttttgtcttttttttttttaatattaccttattttattattaagtaagaAGCTTTCTGTCACTTTCGATTTaacgctttttttttttaaacattctgAATGTTGCCTACTTTGTGTGATTAATTTGCACATGATTTGGTTATATAAACGTTGATgctatttaaatatgaatttgaattaattgttGAACCCAgatttcttattttcattttatttatatagttggATATACCACGGGCTACATCCctcccaatatattttttaaagattcacACTCGTGGTTGTAGTTACAGTAAATGTTTTTACCCAACGTGGGAATGATAAATTGtactatgaatataatttctttattagatGTCGGTGTGATTTGAATcgtacattacattacatttacgAACTACAGGATTATATTATGtgagaatattttctttttgtttcatttctttgcttttaatattgttgtcgttttttttagaatgttgcatctacaataaatattttaattatttttcgcaGTTACTGTAACTACAAACTCGTGATCGCAATATAGGATGCGTGTTACTATTTTATGTTACCTTTAAACTCTGCTATCGGtctaaatgaaaatgaaacacGTGAAATTGAACTTCGcgaacttttttaatatactaagAAAGTTCGctaaaaaactactacatACTAGAACGAACACGATTTATGAAACAAAGAGAAAATACAATCTCCTGAAATAATACGAAAGTTTTAACATGCAATGAAAgttattgaagaaaaaaatatatatcaactGTGCACTAGATAGCGGAGTTATATATTGTCATCATCATGTTTTGCTTGATAGATAAAATCAAGTTGTGAACGCATTTGTGCTAATACCTCGAGTAGATAAATTAACCATTGTAGATCAACTAGGTTTTATTCCCAAATTGCACATATTGGTTGATGAGctgttaaaattcaatttattgcGTTAtgtagattttgatttttagcCTACATATCATCACACATAATCGTGCAATTTAGGAATAAGCTAATCAGATTTTATTGGCATGTAAGCAGAGATATAAACTTGCTTTTTTAGACGACAGCTGTGCTCGGCGGTAGCACCGCCGCGCGCGCCGTGATCCGCGCAATGATGTTGTTGAAGTTATTAAATACTCATATATttggtataaattaaaatctattcggaaatagattatataattttttccgGCAtagaatttatacatttattaggATAAATATTCTGCTTGCATGTCTTTAAACTCGTGTAGTTAGGACACCTGTAGTTGCGTGACATTGATTTCCTAGATCTATATTCATCTTATCATTGATTTTATGAAGGTATTAATCACACAAACTGAAgaacatcaaaattatatgcTAAAAGTAAGACATCAGTAAATTAACTAACACATTAATCACTGCATACCTTCACAAAGTTACATATTTCAACTGAAGTACGGCCGACTTATtttgatcaattaaaaatactactaaTTTCTATTCCGGAAATTGGTATTGATTTTTAGTTAGTTTAGTTGCTAGAATACAGTATAAAGGTGTTACAAATTcgtataaatacattatattccaCCTTATGGTAAGACAtgcacattttaaattataaaattatagaattaaaaaaataaaattttacattacattaaaaatataaaaaaaattgcaatagaACAATAGTTTAGACATCgacaattttgaataaagaatttggaaTATGAATGTTGTGGCATAAGTCAGCCGTGCTGGCATGGCACCCGCGCCGCGACCCCGTCAAGGGCCATTCTTATTCACCGTCCAGTGCTTACATTCGACGGCGACGCCGCGCGGCAAGGCGACGAGGAGGACGCCGCATTCCACGGCAAGCTGCCGCCCGGCATCCTGCCGCACGGCCTTCCCACCGTCAAGGAGGTCCAGCCCGCGGTCACCGCCGCGCCCCTGGAGAAGAAAGAGGAggagaaagaaaagaaaggtGAGCTCTTTGACCTTATATGTTTTAAACTGTATCGAATCTAGTTCGAAGTGGTTGAGACCGttcgcctgtgatcgaaaggtcccaggttcgaattctacttgTGCCAGATGAGTTCGTATGAGAATCTGAGTCATtcgtagtagttttcattgaccaccacttgcttccgtaAATATATTCCGCACAACATCGTGAGGAGTAgatgtaaaagtcatgtcagatgcctttaggcgattgtTAATACACAATCGTAATGTGCAGTGAATTTTCAGTACGCGAACTGAGCGCAGATGAGAAGCAAACCATAATGCTGTCAGCGGAGTTCCAGAAGTTCATGTCACGTGCGGGGCGCGTGATCGAGCGCGCGCTCGCGGAGTCCGTCGACATCTACACGGACTACACGGGCGGCGGCGACGGCGAGAACGCTATGTGAGTTAGTCTGCACCACTATCACAAGTTTTACTTGCTTTATTTATCTAgctatacttttataaatgatttcaCTCAAGTGGAGGTGGGTGGGAGGTATGAgagaaaattattaagtatattacattttagtgatttttttttttacctaacCTTTCTTGTCTCTGCTGGAAAAAGGTCTGCCGCATCAGCTTCCAAACCTATCAAGAGAAATCATtgcatttgaaaaaatattttttgtgataattGAAAAAGATATTATGAAGTgctaaaattgacaaaaaatattataaaataatttttcaatgaatGAGGTGTAGAAGTGATTGGAAACAGAAGCTTTCGGTACCTGagagctacataaaaaaaactcatttttcTCTTCACAAGTGACGACAAGTCAGTCGCGAAGTTGTCCCTAGTCCGGACATTCTACGACGAGCGCTGGTCCAAAGGCCGCTGCGTCACCTGCCTCGACTGGTCTTCAGCCCACCCCGAGCTGCTGCTGGCCTCGTACCACAACAGCGACGACGCCCCACACGACCCCGACGGAGTTTGTCTAGTGTGGAATACCAAGTTTAAGAAGACCACTCCAGAAGATATCTTCCATTGCCAATCGCCCGTTATGAGCGCTACATTCGCCAGGTAATCCCAAAGCTACGAATACACTAGGCAACGTTTGACGCGCAACATAATCACTATCTCACACGTcgagtgaaatagcacatagtCGATCTCACTCatacaaattgtaatgaaatggAAAGAACGATATGCTTCACTTTCTTCCGTAAATATATTCCGTACAACATCGTGAGGGGTAgatgtaaaagtcatgtcagatgcctttaggcgattgttaaaataatacacgATTGTAATGTGCAGTGAATTTTCAGTACGCGAACTGAGCGCAGatgttgcgcgtcaaatgttcCCTAGTGTATCTGtggtttaaaaagttttttttaatacccaAAAAGTCCCTTTGCTCATGACTTTTGGGAAACAATTAGGCGAATACTGGGGTTGTAAACtagattacaaataaatcatttttttaattgagatTGGTTAGCATTAACATAGTCGAAACATATCTAAATGTGTCACAGCAATGAAATGTTTTCACCAGCATGTATATTGTTTACAGGTTCCACCCAAATCTCATCCTGGGAGGAACATACTCTGGTCAAATCGTGTTGTGGGACAATCGCATCCAGAAACGAACGCCGGTGCAACGCACGCCTCTGTCTTCATTGGCTCACACGGTAATTATCTAGTCTAAAAACTTCtgatttaaagttattttcggTCGGTCGGTATAATCTAAAACTTAGACTGAATGCGTAGCGAGGCGCGtttattgtatggaattgtgtgatcggcttaccattattgtttcttacaatgtttttttttttttctttctaataatatataaaactacataatgtacatagtcaaaaggtatatcaaaacaggttatgattgtgatccgagtgctgattataatatatatatatatcgatgtgaaacacaattaacttacatgaaaatgagaaacgagatgaccagttccctctggcagcacccgttcacgcaGCAGACAATCAATAGATCAAACAAAATTCAGTCTAATTggttctttttatttgaactTGACTGATACGTATTTATACgtgaaaaacaaatactttattCTATCGAGTCTTCTTCTAAGCCCTGACCTAATGCAGCAAAAAACTCTTTTTTCTGCAACATTCGTATTCGAGCGACTTTAGACTAACTAGTTCCTTAACGTCTGCAGCATCCAGTATACTGCCTCTCCGTGGTAGGCAGTCAAAACGCCCACAATCTAATCTCGGTTTCGACCGACGGCCGCCTCTGCTCCTGGTCGCTGGACATGTTGTCTCAGCCTCAAGAGACGCTGGAGCTCCAACACAGGCAGAGCAAGGCTGTAGCGGTGACTGCAATGGGATTCCCGCATGGAGATGTCAACAACTTCGTGTTGGGAAGCGAAGACGGCAATGTTTATTCTGGTGAGTGTACATTGATTAGAATAATACAAGACAAAATCTCGcgtctttttgttttttttttttttttataattgcaattttcaattatttaggtttttaattagatttttattaaatgtgttGTTGTTGCTCGCCAGTCCCTTTTTTAACTGGGCTGGATCCGAaaggcatttcggaacgaccacacAGACGAACAGTGTCTGCCCCTAACGTACCATCAGGGCTTATCATAATTGTTGAAAGTACATAATGAGATGGTGTCAGGATGCCTGTACGGACAGCGCGCGGGCGTGGCGGAGTGCTGGGAAGCGCACGCGGGCGCAGTCACGGGCGTGGCGTGTCACGCGGCCGCGGGGGCGCTCGACCTCGCGCATCTCTATCTCACCTGCTCCGTCGACTGGTCCGTCAAGCTCTGGTCCTCCAAGGTGACTTTCCTAAACTGTTACGGCCTATAACATTGGTTACCATAGGACAGCCGTGTTGCCTAGTGTGAGTGATGGTCAAACTGGTAGCGACGTGAGCCGGGTGAAGTTCTATTGTgcttgagcttcgcgatgacTGAcgtgcgtcaactcgtgaacgaaCGCTGCCAGGAAATCGAGTCAGTTCGATCCttgtatactttattaattaaccGATTTAATGTAATCGATAGATGTCAAGTTTGAAATGTGATGTGAACAAAAATATCCTGTTCAAAAATTATGTGACATCACATTCAATcacatatttcaataaatgtatttttaactgAAGGAATCCAAGCCGCTGTACTCGTTCGAAGATAGCTTGGACTACGTGACTGACGTAAGATGGTCGCCCATACACCCGGCGCTGTTCGCGGCGGCCGACGCCGCTGGGAGACTGGACTTGTGGAATCTCAACAGAGACACTGAGGTGAGATCACGATGCGAAAATAAAGAGCCATTGAATGAAAAGTTGTGTGACGCGGCGTTGAGGCAGACGAGTTGGTGAAATTAAGatttacatgtaatttttttatattttatgggcACATAAGTTAAAAGCTTTTTCCAATTTCAGTGTTTTCTCAGTCGTTAAGTCTAAGGATGGAGCCTAAGGCCCGTTTTCCTATTCTTAGTCCATGAtactcataaaataaataaacaaatatgtatggataAGTCCACAAagattgagttggccccaaagtaagtttgaaatctgaaaaagttaattttccatcttgacctgaccggggatcgaacccggtacCCGCAGCGTAGCGGTCCGGCGTGATGCCCATTAGGCTACGGAGTCACTTATGTAAAAAAGTACGCCAAATGAAGTCACCCTATTATTATGTTGTATATCACACAGGACAATTGGAACGACTCGTGATTGGAACAGACTGACGTTTATTCCAATCAAGACGTGACAGATACGTGGTCTTGCCATACATCATATGCCACATTTACACTCAGCCCGATTGGGCAGGGAAGTGTGCATCCCAGTGGGCAGCACGAGTATGTAAAAAGCCTAGGTTACTCGCGCTGTCCCCGCTCATGTCACTGCCCTGCCCGGCACAGTAAtgtaaaaacaattacatttttagaacTTTACGAAATTGAGCAGGTAATATGGAATGACTTATACTGATCAGACATAATGCTGTCGAACCAGCAACCTCGACGAGATCGACGTCAGTCATTTTTgtgaattgataaataaagaatcgCCGCAGAAGTATTTAGGGAAATATCTCCGGGCAGCGGCAGGAGAACGGGCAGCGGCTGAGTGTAAATGCGGGGTAACATATTAGTGTATTGTGTGGGCAGGTTCCGCTCGCGTCCGTGCAGGCGGAGGGCGGCGTGGCCTTCAACAGGGTGTCGTGGGCGCCCGCCGGCGGACACATCGTCGCGGGCGACGACGCCGGGAAGATCTGGGTCTATGAACTGGCTGATGTGAGTATACTACATACACACTACACACACACGTTGGCATGTTGTCGTTCACGCCCGACTCACCACACACTGTGGACGAAATGCGGGTCGATTCGAAACGAGTTACAGCGAACCAATTACATTAttccattgtgacgcaacgacaaccacacgtAATGTCATTGGTttgctgcgtctcacttcgaatcgattcgatggtgagaagtgaaatgctaaccccTCTGTTCTGTCACACTGGTGTGACGGtgaggaaatatttttactatcttTCATACTGTGTTAATATACCGGTGAAGTGTTAAGAAGCCTATGTGATGATGAAATGtctcatttttttaagttaaatataggtttatcgatatttttattaacatctGCTCAGTAATCGATATTTGACTAGCACGCTACTGCACCGCTTAAACGTCACGTCGCCAAGTTGCcacgttcattgaaaagtgaactttaaatctttataggtactattaaaatttaaatcgtaTAGCTTGAAAGTTTTATGAAATCTgacaatatttagttttaaattgtgtaatcTGTTTGAGGACTTCTTTTTGATGATTtggtaaaaagaaaatatatatttttataaagtgaCATGAATCGACGCGACgacaaaagaaacaataaagtaACAGATTCCGCAACAATTGGTCCACTTCGGTATCTTCACTCAAGCTGTGTATTTGTGGGCAGTCGGTGGCGCAGCCGCGCCACGACGAGTGGAGCAAGCTGGTGTACACGCTGCAGGAGCTGAAGCACAACCAAGCGGACGACGACGACCGCCTCAGCCTCGCGCCCAGCGGCCCTCCCAGCCTCACCAGCCTCACCTCGCTCGCCAGCAACCCGCTCAGGTAACCAATCAATAGTTTCTTGTTTCCAGGGCAGCCCAAACGAGTAACTTTAGTAAATAATgcatttctaataaaatgaaaataatatgaaactaGTGTCTaaatgtttgtgtgtgtgtaatgTCCATCTTTTTGAAATCGCGGCATGAGCAGCTGTCATGTCGCGTTCAGTTTTGTGAAAAACTACTCAATCTCTCGCACGATGGACTGAGTCTAACTAGAAATCCGACCACACCTATCTATTACTCTTTCAGGCCTAAAAAGGCAGAGGGATAAGCCTAGCCATGCCCTCTGTTTCAGCAGTATTTAATTCGTATATTTTTGGCCTATATAAATGTCTTTGTACAGGTAACTGACTTGGGACGTGCGCTGTGGATGGCGGTTGTAGTCACAATGCGACTACACGACACCAAACTGGCATTGGCGATATCAAGAACCCAGATTGTCATGACACAATAGAAGCTTTTCAATCGAATTGAAAGTGCTTCAAATTGTTACGTGAGTAATTAGGACCAGTATTCATCAATCTAGCTTTaatgatgaaattattttaaaatatataataggcaACATTTTGTACCA
The genomic region above belongs to Plodia interpunctella isolate USDA-ARS_2022_Savannah chromosome 7, ilPloInte3.2, whole genome shotgun sequence and contains:
- the sw gene encoding cytoplasmic dynein 1 intermediate chain isoform X12; its protein translation is MSSMSDRKAELERKKAKLQALREEKDRRRREKEQKDAEEALQRAATTSTLDSRRDLDEMLSSLGVAPVRDVLSSLSSMTSLTPPRTASPDVSMPHMDKASLPAQGVPRKPASLQVVAVQATDIPPKESVTYAKQTQTTAAAGAELRDGYMEDWWRPRKDEYNLNPGLEWEDEFTGDEEDAAFHGKLPPGILPHGLPTVKEVQPAVTAAPLEKKEEEKEKKVRELSADEKQTIMLSAEFQKFMSRAGRVIERALAESVDIYTDYTGGGDGENAIDDKSVAKLSLVRTFYDERWSKGRCVTCLDWSSAHPELLLASYHNSDDAPHDPDGVCLVWNTKFKKTTPEDIFHCQSPVMSATFARFHPNLILGGTYSGQIVLWDNRIQKRTPVQRTPLSSLAHTHPVYCLSVVGSQNAHNLISVSTDGRLCSWSLDMLSQPQETLELQHRQSKAVAVTAMGFPHGDVNNFVLGSEDGNVYSGCLYGQRAGVAECWEAHAGAVTGVACHAAAGALDLAHLYLTCSVDWSVKLWSSKESKPLYSFEDSLDYVTDVRWSPIHPALFAAADAAGRLDLWNLNRDTEVPLASVQAEGGVAFNRVSWAPAGGHIVAGDDAGKIWVYELADSVAQPRHDEWSKLVYTLQELKHNQADDDDRLSLAPSGPPSLTSLTSLASNPLR
- the sw gene encoding cytoplasmic dynein 1 intermediate chain isoform X8, whose translation is MSSMSDRKAELERKKAKLQALREEKDRRRREKEQKDAEEALQRAATTSTLDSRRDLDEMLSSLGVAPVRDVLSSLSSMTSLTPPRTASPDVSMPHMDKASLPAQGVPRKPASLQVVAVQATDIPPKESVTYAKQTQTTAAAGAELRDAHATDYYDEYNLNPGLEWEDEFTVLTFDGDAARQGDEEDAAFHGKLPPGILPHGLPTVKEVQPAVTAAPLEKKEEEKEKKVRELSADEKQTIMLSAEFQKFMSRAGRVIERALAESVDIYTDYTGGGDGENAIDDKSVAKLSLVRTFYDERWSKGRCVTCLDWSSAHPELLLASYHNSDDAPHDPDGVCLVWNTKFKKTTPEDIFHCQSPVMSATFARFHPNLILGGTYSGQIVLWDNRIQKRTPVQRTPLSSLAHTHPVYCLSVVGSQNAHNLISVSTDGRLCSWSLDMLSQPQETLELQHRQSKAVAVTAMGFPHGDVNNFVLGSEDGNVYSGCLYGQRAGVAECWEAHAGAVTGVACHAAAGALDLAHLYLTCSVDWSVKLWSSKESKPLYSFEDSLDYVTDVRWSPIHPALFAAADAAGRLDLWNLNRDTEVPLASVQAEGGVAFNRVSWAPAGGHIVAGDDAGKIWVYELADSVAQPRHDEWSKLVYTLQELKHNQADDDDRLSLAPSGPPSLTSLTSLASNPLR
- the sw gene encoding cytoplasmic dynein 1 intermediate chain isoform X15, which translates into the protein MSSMSDRKAELERKKAKLQALREEKDRRRREKEQKDAEEALQRAATTSTLDSRRDLDEMLSSLGVAPVRDVLSSLSSMTSLTPPRTASPDVSMPHMDKASLPAQGVPRKPASLQVVAVQATDIPPKESVTYAKQTQTTAAAGAELRDDEYNLNPGLEWEDEFTGDEEDAAFHGKLPPGILPHGLPTVKEVQPAVTAAPLEKKEEEKEKKVRELSADEKQTIMLSAEFQKFMSRAGRVIERALAESVDIYTDYTGGGDGENAIDDKSVAKLSLVRTFYDERWSKGRCVTCLDWSSAHPELLLASYHNSDDAPHDPDGVCLVWNTKFKKTTPEDIFHCQSPVMSATFARFHPNLILGGTYSGQIVLWDNRIQKRTPVQRTPLSSLAHTHPVYCLSVVGSQNAHNLISVSTDGRLCSWSLDMLSQPQETLELQHRQSKAVAVTAMGFPHGDVNNFVLGSEDGNVYSGCLYGQRAGVAECWEAHAGAVTGVACHAAAGALDLAHLYLTCSVDWSVKLWSSKESKPLYSFEDSLDYVTDVRWSPIHPALFAAADAAGRLDLWNLNRDTEVPLASVQAEGGVAFNRVSWAPAGGHIVAGDDAGKIWVYELADSVAQPRHDEWSKLVYTLQELKHNQADDDDRLSLAPSGPPSLTSLTSLASNPLR
- the sw gene encoding cytoplasmic dynein 1 intermediate chain isoform X6, whose protein sequence is MSSMSDRKAELERKKAKLQALREEKDRRRREKEQKDAEEALQRAATTSTLDSRRDLDEMLSSLGVAPVRDVLSSLSSMTSLTPPRTASPDVSMPHMDKASLPAQGVPRKPASLQVVAVQATDIPPKESVTYAKQTQTTAAAGAELRDGYMEDWWRPRKDEYNLNPGLEWEDEFTVLTFDGDAARQGDEEDAAFHGKLPPGILPHGLPTVKEVQPAVTAAPLEKKEEEKEKKVRELSADEKQTIMLSAEFQKFMSRAGRVIERALAESVDIYTDYTGGGDGENAIDDKSVAKLSLVRTFYDERWSKGRCVTCLDWSSAHPELLLASYHNSDDAPHDPDGVCLVWNTKFKKTTPEDIFHCQSPVMSATFARFHPNLILGGTYSGQIVLWDNRIQKRTPVQRTPLSSLAHTHPVYCLSVVGSQNAHNLISVSTDGRLCSWSLDMLSQPQETLELQHRQSKAVAVTAMGFPHGDVNNFVLGSEDGNVYSGCLYGQRAGVAECWEAHAGAVTGVACHAAAGALDLAHLYLTCSVDWSVKLWSSKESKPLYSFEDSLDYVTDVRWSPIHPALFAAADAAGRLDLWNLNRDTEVPLASVQAEGGVAFNRVSWAPAGGHIVAGDDAGKIWVYELADSVAQPRHDEWSKLVYTLQELKHNQADDDDRLSLAPSGPPSLTSLTSLASNPLR